One genomic segment of Actinoplanes ianthinogenes includes these proteins:
- a CDS encoding aldo/keto reductase — protein MRERKLGDLTVSAIGFGAMGMSHGYGPGPDRDANIGLLRAAVERGVTLFDTAEVYGPWVNEELVGEALEPFKGQVVIATKFGFVIDDDGRQGAGVNSRPENIRKVAEASLRRLRVDAIDLFYQHRVDPDVPIEDVAGTVRDLIAAGKVRHFGMSEAAPGTIRRAHAVQPVTAVQSEYSLWWRRPEEELLDTLAELGIGFVPFSPLGRGFLTGKIGADTVFAENDMRNGLPRFSAAAREANQALVELIGRIAAGKAATPAQVALAWLLAQRPWIVPIPGTRRLDRLDENLGAAGIELTAADLAEIETAAAKIEVQGSRYPEQMEKMTNL, from the coding sequence ATGCGGGAAAGAAAACTGGGGGATCTGACGGTCTCCGCGATCGGGTTCGGCGCGATGGGGATGAGCCACGGTTACGGGCCCGGGCCGGATCGGGACGCGAACATCGGGCTGTTGCGGGCCGCCGTCGAGCGGGGGGTCACGCTTTTCGACACGGCCGAGGTCTATGGGCCGTGGGTCAACGAGGAACTGGTCGGTGAGGCGCTCGAACCGTTCAAGGGGCAGGTGGTCATCGCCACCAAGTTCGGGTTCGTCATCGATGACGACGGGCGGCAGGGCGCCGGGGTGAACAGCCGGCCGGAGAACATCCGGAAGGTCGCGGAGGCGTCGCTGCGGCGGCTGCGGGTGGACGCGATCGACCTGTTCTACCAGCACCGGGTGGATCCGGACGTGCCGATCGAGGACGTGGCCGGAACGGTGCGGGACCTGATCGCGGCTGGCAAGGTGCGGCATTTCGGGATGTCCGAGGCGGCCCCCGGGACGATCCGGCGGGCGCACGCGGTGCAGCCGGTGACCGCGGTGCAGAGCGAGTATTCGCTGTGGTGGCGCCGGCCCGAGGAGGAACTGCTCGACACGCTCGCGGAGTTGGGCATCGGCTTCGTGCCGTTCAGTCCGCTGGGCCGCGGTTTCCTGACCGGGAAGATCGGTGCGGACACCGTTTTCGCCGAGAATGACATGCGTAACGGGCTGCCCCGGTTCTCGGCGGCGGCGCGGGAGGCGAATCAGGCGCTGGTCGAGCTGATCGGGCGGATCGCGGCCGGCAAGGCGGCGACCCCGGCGCAGGTGGCGCTCGCCTGGCTGCTGGCGCAGCGGCCGTGGATCGTGCCGATCCCGGGCACCCGGCGGCTGGACCGGCTGGACGAGAACCTGGGCGCGGCCGGGATCGAACTCACCGCGGCCGACCTCGCGGAGATCGAGACGGCCGCCGCGAAGATTGAGGTGCAGGGGAGCCGCTACCCCGAGCAGATGGAGAAGATGACCAACCTTTAG